The following proteins are encoded in a genomic region of Sesamum indicum cultivar Zhongzhi No. 13 linkage group LG8, S_indicum_v1.0, whole genome shotgun sequence:
- the LOC105168684 gene encoding uncharacterized protein LOC105168684 — translation MDAPFFNNRVWYQQPDPNLRRFPYSTPFRGVPVYQVDPESETHRPAHLVRRPPGGNPGPKVVQIPIQFVGSEEVDRSGSALKIQKVFRGFLARKCLRKIKDIKVQVDEIEERLSTSEVRDLVRRDERERVRLSESLMSLLFKLDSIRGVDFGVRGCRKAVIRKVIALQEKIDAIVAIDLVGNGENCESVDQEAEIKVPVMTAGSNQNDEPKDSCENGDDSEGTEQSQEIIEAVSCGGGGNEAMGVEGNDGEVEMKDVGVEQDLKVNEANYGENCVDTSNLDLVKESLDGVKEWSSETIENDKVGDRVEGTNEGKGADENKRNRELLERMVEENEKMMRMMTQLFERNEAQTRMLNALTHRVGLLEKAFVCDRLRKKKKCKAAAGRED, via the coding sequence ATGGATGCTCCTTTTTTCAACAATCGTGTATGGTACCAGCAACCCGATCCGAATCTCCGTCGTTTCCCTTATTCCACTCCATTTCGTGGGGTGCCCGTTTACCAGGTGGATCCGGAATCGGAAACCCATCGACCAGCTCATCTCGTCAGACGCCCGCCTGGAGGAAATCCTGGCCCGAAAGTTGTTCAGATTCCGATTCAGTTTGTCGGGTCGGAAGAAGTAGACCGTTCGGGGTCTGCCTTGAAGATACAGAAGGTTTTCAGGGGATTCTTGGCGCGCAAGTGTTTGAGGAAGATCAAGGATATCAAAGTTCAGGTGGATGAGATTGAGGAGAGGCTGTCGACGAGCGAAGTTAGGGATTTGGTTCGTAGGGATGAGAGAGAGCGGGTGAGGCTGAGCGAGAGTTTGATGTCTCTGCTGTTTAAGCTGGATTCGATTCGTGGGGTGGATTTTGGGGTCAGGGGTTGCAGGAAGGCTGTGATTCGCAAAGTGATTGCGTTGCAAGAGAAGATTGACGCAATCGTTGCAATTGATTTGGTGGGAAATGGTGAGAATTGTGAAAGTGTTGATCAAGAGGCTGAAATTAAGGTTCCTGTGATGACTGCTGGCTCGAACCAGAACGATGAACCGAAGGATTCGTGTGAAAATGGCGACGATTCGGAGGGTACAGAGCAAAGTCAAGAAATTATAGAGGCCGTGAGTTGTGGAGGAGGAGGGAATGAGGCTATGGGAGTTGAGGGGAATGATGGGGAAGTCGAGATGAAGGACGTTGGCGTCGAACAAGACTTGAAGGTTAACGAAGCAAATTATGGTGAAAATTGTGTTGATACATCGAATCTTGATTTAGTGAAGGAGAGCCTTGACGGTGTGAAGGAGTGGTCAAGTGAGACGATTGAGAACGATAAGGTTGGTGATCGGGTTGAGGGCACGAACGAGGGAAAAGGGGCGGATGAGAATAAAAGAAACAGAGAGTTGTTGGAGAGGATGGTGGAGGAGAATGAGAagatgatgaggatgatgacACAGTTGTTTGAGCGGAATGAAGCGCAGACGAGGATGCTAAATGCGTTGACACACAGGGTGGGGTTGTTGGAGAAGGCTTTTGTGTGTGACAGgctgaggaagaagaagaagtgcAAGGCGGCTGCGGGCAGAGAAGATTGA